From Novosphingobium sp. MMS21-SN21R, the proteins below share one genomic window:
- a CDS encoding dehydrogenase E1 component subunit alpha/beta yields the protein MVQGNLGIEPEVLKSIYGQMVRIRAVDKAIQAGLSAGKFTFTYWPMTGQENIPATISQLTTARDYMVTTYRGIHDQVAKGVDLYGMFAEALGREGGLNKGKGGSPHISDPSSGSMVTTAIVGAGPVIANGLAISAKERGEDRVTIVNFGDGATSIGPVHEAMNLAGVWKLPIIFLCQNNQWGEYTPIETYTASPNFFGRAQALGFRGVQLDGNDPAAFYNGMKEVIESVRAGNGPVFVEALTYRMGPHAGVGDNYNAAKDILAAAKERAPVEKTRSLLLDAGICTEDELSAVEAAAKAEVEDAIARAMTSPVTPASETLVDVFADATCVPTRGIYPVREAEGEFPGPTATMTMATAITDAQDVAMAANPEVFLLGEDVGDPQGGAFGTNKGLQTKFGKNRVRNTPISESAIIGAAIGSSIAGMNPIAEIMFADFMGVCLDQIANHAAKQRYMSGSATHAPLTIRMQVGGAIGGFGAQHSQNLEAWLTHVPGIKVLFPSNPVDAKGMLLSAINDPDPVVVLESIMLLFTQKAEVPTGDYRIPLGVAKVKREGTDVTLISYGFELHNCLAAAEELAKEGISAEVIDLRSLVPIDYHRVLESVKKTGRAVVVHAAVEFCGLGAEICSTINEELWGQLKAPAIRLGADYAPIAYSREIEMSQVPGAAAIVSRVRASLKS from the coding sequence ATGGTGCAAGGTAATCTGGGCATCGAGCCGGAAGTGCTCAAGTCCATCTATGGTCAAATGGTGCGCATCCGCGCCGTGGACAAAGCCATTCAGGCAGGTCTTTCGGCCGGCAAGTTCACTTTCACATATTGGCCGATGACCGGTCAGGAAAACATCCCCGCCACGATCTCGCAGCTTACCACCGCGCGCGATTACATGGTCACCACCTATCGCGGCATTCACGATCAGGTTGCCAAGGGCGTTGATCTGTACGGCATGTTTGCCGAAGCGCTGGGCCGTGAAGGCGGCTTGAACAAGGGCAAGGGCGGCAGCCCGCACATCTCTGATCCCTCGTCGGGTTCGATGGTCACGACCGCCATCGTCGGTGCTGGTCCGGTTATTGCCAACGGCCTTGCCATTTCGGCCAAGGAACGCGGCGAAGACCGTGTGACGATCGTCAACTTTGGCGATGGTGCAACCTCGATCGGTCCCGTGCATGAAGCCATGAACCTGGCTGGCGTGTGGAAGCTGCCGATCATTTTCCTGTGCCAGAACAACCAGTGGGGTGAATACACCCCGATTGAAACCTATACCGCCAGCCCCAACTTCTTTGGCCGTGCGCAAGCGCTTGGCTTCCGCGGCGTGCAACTCGACGGTAATGATCCTGCGGCCTTCTACAATGGCATGAAGGAAGTGATCGAATCCGTCCGCGCCGGCAATGGTCCGGTGTTTGTCGAAGCCTTGACCTATCGCATGGGCCCCCACGCCGGGGTTGGCGACAATTACAACGCCGCCAAGGACATTCTGGCTGCTGCCAAGGAGCGGGCGCCCGTTGAAAAGACGCGCAGCCTGCTGCTTGATGCCGGCATCTGCACCGAAGACGAACTGTCGGCAGTCGAAGCTGCTGCCAAGGCCGAAGTCGAAGACGCCATTGCCCGCGCCATGACCAGCCCGGTCACGCCTGCCAGCGAAACGCTGGTCGACGTGTTCGCCGATGCAACTTGCGTGCCCACACGCGGCATCTATCCGGTGCGCGAAGCCGAAGGCGAATTTCCCGGCCCCACCGCAACGATGACCATGGCTACCGCCATCACCGATGCACAGGACGTGGCCATGGCCGCCAATCCTGAAGTGTTCCTGCTGGGCGAAGACGTCGGCGATCCTCAGGGCGGCGCATTCGGCACGAACAAGGGCCTGCAGACCAAGTTCGGCAAGAACCGCGTCCGCAACACCCCGATTTCGGAATCGGCCATCATCGGTGCGGCCATCGGTTCATCAATCGCTGGCATGAACCCCATTGCAGAAATCATGTTTGCCGATTTCATGGGTGTCTGCCTCGATCAGATCGCCAACCACGCCGCAAAGCAGCGCTACATGTCGGGTTCGGCAACCCATGCACCACTGACCATCCGTATGCAGGTGGGCGGTGCCATTGGCGGTTTCGGTGCGCAGCATTCGCAGAACCTCGAAGCTTGGCTGACGCACGTCCCCGGCATCAAGGTGCTGTTCCCGTCCAACCCGGTAGACGCCAAGGGCATGCTGCTTTCGGCAATCAATGACCCCGATCCGGTGGTCGTGCTGGAATCGATCATGCTGCTGTTCACGCAGAAGGCAGAAGTACCAACCGGCGATTACCGCATCCCGCTGGGCGTCGCCAAGGTGAAGCGCGAAGGCACTGATGTCACGCTCATCAGCTATGGCTTTGAACTGCACAATTGCCTTGCCGCTGCAGAAGAGCTGGCCAAGGAAGGCATCAGCGCCGAAGTGATCGATTTGCGTTCACTGGTGCCGATTGATTATCACCGTGTTCTGGAATCGGTGAAAAAGACCGGGCGGGCGGTTGTTGTCCATGCCGCAGTTGAATTCTGCGGTTTGGGTGCCGAAATCTGCTCGACCATCAATGAAGAACTCTGGGGCCAGCTCAAGGCACCGGCCATCCGCCTTGGTGCGGACTATGCGCCGATTGCCTATTCTCGCGAAATCGAGATGAGCCAGGTTCCCGGTGCAGCCGCAATCGTATCGCGCGTGCGCGCATCCCTGAAGTCCTGA
- a CDS encoding aromatic ring-hydroxylating dioxygenase subunit alpha yields MADTASNPFPITNPALIPAERYYSDAFFKAEQEKLWPHVWQMACRLEEIPNQGDYTVYEIFDRSVILLNTADGVKAFLNACRHRGVKLARGKGNCKNRGFRCPFHGWRWDEQGKNSFVFGREIFDEAIITPDQIDLAPVRVEFWAGCAFINFDDTAPGLRESLGPVAERMDTRRAETLKIEWWFGTVLPTNWKLAMEAFHEGYHVMQTHPQLFQVSPYATTQFGPDFDGKPVNEGLTGKEMVQHILAFLHNLNEGMGGSMIHKSELAVIDRLAGMDVPEDPMAAAAAFYTQACKDVEADARARGVETFDIAKAFLGPDMHYVEFMFPNYFLLPVMGAMASYRIRPLTPETCLFEIWNMAPRADGEPFETPKGPTMLPFDSQDFPEIPRQDYSNLPLQQVGLHNLDFMRIGSSLGKGGEGMISNYQRLIDGYIAGLPADTLAKSSQIVNCGFDAPIMDIGI; encoded by the coding sequence ATGGCTGATACTGCAAGCAACCCGTTCCCGATCACGAACCCCGCCCTGATTCCGGCTGAACGGTATTACAGCGACGCGTTCTTCAAGGCAGAGCAGGAAAAGCTGTGGCCCCATGTGTGGCAAATGGCCTGTCGTCTGGAAGAGATTCCCAATCAGGGCGATTACACCGTCTACGAGATTTTCGACCGTTCGGTGATCCTGCTCAATACAGCCGATGGCGTGAAAGCGTTTCTCAATGCCTGCCGTCATCGCGGGGTTAAGCTGGCGCGGGGCAAGGGCAATTGCAAGAACCGTGGCTTCCGCTGCCCGTTTCACGGTTGGCGCTGGGACGAACAGGGCAAAAACAGCTTCGTGTTCGGGCGCGAAATCTTTGATGAAGCCATCATCACGCCGGACCAGATCGATCTTGCGCCGGTCCGTGTCGAGTTCTGGGCAGGCTGTGCGTTCATCAATTTTGATGACACTGCACCCGGCCTGCGCGAAAGCCTTGGCCCTGTGGCCGAACGCATGGACACCCGGCGTGCAGAAACACTGAAGATCGAATGGTGGTTTGGCACGGTACTGCCCACCAACTGGAAATTGGCGATGGAAGCCTTCCATGAAGGCTATCACGTGATGCAGACGCATCCGCAATTGTTCCAGGTATCGCCTTATGCCACCACACAATTCGGGCCGGACTTTGATGGCAAGCCTGTCAACGAAGGTCTGACCGGCAAGGAAATGGTGCAGCACATCCTGGCCTTCCTGCACAATCTGAACGAGGGCATGGGTGGATCGATGATCCACAAATCCGAACTGGCGGTGATCGACCGTCTGGCCGGGATGGACGTGCCCGAAGATCCGATGGCAGCCGCAGCCGCATTCTACACCCAGGCCTGCAAGGATGTGGAAGCCGACGCGCGGGCGCGCGGGGTGGAAACATTCGATATTGCCAAGGCGTTTCTGGGCCCGGACATGCACTATGTCGAATTCATGTTCCCGAACTATTTCCTGCTTCCGGTCATGGGAGCCATGGCATCGTACCGGATACGTCCGCTGACGCCGGAAACATGCCTGTTCGAAATCTGGAACATGGCCCCGCGCGCCGATGGCGAACCATTCGAAACGCCCAAAGGCCCCACGATGCTGCCCTTTGATTCACAGGATTTCCCGGAAATTCCGCGTCAGGATTATTCCAACCTGCCATTGCAGCAAGTGGGACTGCACAATCTTGACTTCATGCGGATCGGCAGCAGTCTGGGCAAGGGCGGCGAAGGCATGATCAGCAATTATCAGCGACTGATTGACGGCTATATTGCCGGCCTGCCTGCCGATACCCTCGCCAAATCATCACAGATCGTGAATTGCGGTTTCGATGCCCCGATCATGGATATCGGCATCTGA
- a CDS encoding LysR family transcriptional regulator, producing MDFRLLRYFIATVEEGSLQGAARRMNIAQPALSRRIRDLELTLGCTLLIRGSRGVTTTPAGKCFHDEAVALVKALDRAIHNTRRIELEQDRPVRLGLVMNARKYAFVHDAIEAFQVGPGHLDLAYMRAPSVDLVEALRDDRLDITLAYERRIRSPKLAERLIHKERYIVAVHPAHPLAVHTPIRLTELADQPLIWLARHSAHDEQDVLMQQCRLHGLEPIIRQLSATHEEQLDLASVSTGLCLTPASTILSTSPGQFVFRPLTDFVMELDLTLGWLREAANPSVSALMATLHTAIDQHQAAIVLGTESWTTLCGHEVVRVSDEG from the coding sequence ATGGATTTCCGCCTGCTTCGCTACTTCATCGCCACGGTTGAAGAAGGATCGCTGCAAGGTGCGGCGCGGCGGATGAACATTGCCCAGCCCGCCTTGTCGCGCCGCATCCGTGATCTGGAATTGACGCTGGGATGCACTCTGTTGATCCGTGGTTCACGCGGGGTTACGACGACGCCTGCGGGAAAATGCTTCCATGATGAAGCCGTCGCTCTGGTCAAAGCATTGGACCGCGCGATCCATAATACGCGGCGCATCGAACTGGAGCAGGACCGGCCCGTGCGTTTGGGGCTGGTCATGAATGCACGCAAATATGCTTTCGTTCATGATGCTATCGAGGCGTTTCAGGTGGGGCCGGGGCATCTTGATCTGGCATACATGCGCGCGCCATCGGTTGATCTGGTCGAGGCGCTGCGCGATGACCGGTTGGACATAACCCTTGCTTATGAACGTCGCATCCGATCCCCCAAACTGGCCGAGCGGCTGATTCACAAGGAGCGCTATATCGTTGCGGTGCATCCCGCGCATCCGCTGGCCGTCCATACGCCGATCCGGTTGACCGAACTTGCCGATCAGCCGCTGATCTGGCTGGCCCGCCATTCCGCCCATGATGAACAGGATGTGTTGATGCAGCAGTGCCGCCTGCATGGACTGGAGCCGATCATCCGCCAGCTTTCGGCCACGCATGAAGAACAGCTCGATCTTGCATCGGTCAGCACAGGCCTGTGCCTGACTCCGGCATCGACCATCCTTTCGACAAGTCCGGGGCAATTCGTTTTTCGCCCGCTGACCGACTTTGTCATGGAACTGGACCTGACGCTGGGCTGGCTGCGCGAAGCCGCAAACCCGTCGGTCAGCGCCTTGATGGCGACGCTGCATACCGCGATTGACCAGCACCAGGCCGCCATCGTTTTAGGCACGGAAAGCTGGACCACGCTGTGCGGCCATGAGGTTGTCCGGGTGTCGGACGAGGGCTGA
- a CDS encoding thiolase family protein: MSYMELFKVPEPTPDLSRKAAIIGLGESDFHDDYQAARAKAPGYEGHTSESLAVIAFERALADSGLTRDDIDGLGVNYLYGGPTAEETATMLGLKPKHIVDRSGGICAGPLPVAAKAIADGKCDTVVLIFSAATRSIGRKFGGQTFDNGAPSSYYYHHPWGWSSQAAHWALIWQYYQQAYGATEADLASVAIQMRTNAMRNPNAIMQAPLTVEKYLASRYVVRPLHLFDLCLVNDGAVCLILRRSDLAKGLAHVPVDIGGWGHSAVTANKMHTLVRERLRPQFQESGRQALAMAGIALEDVQHFEGYDASTIHLINHIEGHGFVEPGAGLEFCKSGEMDVNGSLPVNMAGGILSGSYMHGWNHVAEIVRQLRHEAGPRQVKDVQVSMFSLAQTDQVHPVIFMRGEQ, from the coding sequence ATGTCCTACATGGAACTGTTCAAGGTTCCCGAACCCACCCCCGATCTCAGCCGCAAGGCTGCCATCATCGGCCTGGGCGAGAGCGACTTTCACGACGACTATCAGGCTGCCCGTGCCAAAGCGCCAGGGTATGAAGGGCACACGTCCGAAAGCCTTGCCGTCATCGCTTTTGAACGCGCGCTCGCAGATTCCGGTCTGACGCGTGACGACATCGACGGGTTGGGCGTCAATTATCTCTACGGCGGGCCAACCGCAGAAGAAACCGCCACCATGCTGGGGCTCAAGCCCAAACATATCGTTGATCGCAGCGGCGGCATATGCGCAGGGCCATTGCCCGTCGCGGCCAAGGCCATTGCCGATGGCAAATGCGATACAGTCGTGCTGATTTTCTCGGCAGCCACCCGCTCGATCGGGCGCAAGTTTGGCGGCCAGACATTCGATAACGGCGCGCCCAGTTCATACTATTACCACCACCCCTGGGGCTGGAGCTCGCAGGCCGCGCACTGGGCACTGATCTGGCAGTATTACCAGCAGGCTTATGGCGCGACTGAGGCTGATCTGGCGTCCGTCGCCATCCAGATGCGCACCAATGCGATGCGCAATCCCAACGCGATCATGCAAGCGCCGCTGACGGTCGAAAAGTATCTGGCCTCGCGCTATGTCGTGCGGCCCCTGCACCTGTTCGATCTGTGCCTGGTCAACGATGGCGCGGTATGCCTTATCCTGCGCCGGTCAGACCTGGCCAAAGGGCTGGCCCATGTTCCGGTCGATATTGGCGGATGGGGCCACAGCGCCGTCACCGCCAACAAGATGCACACGCTGGTGCGGGAACGGCTGCGCCCGCAGTTTCAGGAATCGGGCCGGCAAGCGCTGGCCATGGCGGGCATCGCGCTCGAGGATGTCCAGCATTTCGAAGGCTATGACGCCTCGACCATCCACCTGATCAATCACATCGAAGGCCACGGCTTTGTCGAACCCGGCGCAGGGCTGGAATTCTGCAAAAGCGGCGAAATGGACGTGAACGGATCGCTTCCGGTCAACATGGCAGGTGGCATCTTGTCCGGTTCCTACATGCATGGCTGGAACCACGTTGCCGAAATCGTGCGCCAGCTTCGCCATGAAGCCGGCCCCCGGCAGGTCAAGGACGTGCAGGTTTCGATGTTCTCGCTGGCGCAGACCGATCAGGTCCACCCGGTTATCTTCATGCGGGGAGAGCAATAA
- a CDS encoding zinc ribbon domain-containing protein, whose amino-acid sequence MTQKRPNRTLGPGHDEFWAGCAQGELRIQRCTACGNHSWPVISACEHCGSTDLAFNTMCGKGKVVSWCSFVQDYYRGVMPVPYDTIMVELEEGPIFLSNPADFSYDDITFEMPVEVTFVDAEDAAGPFSLPVFRKA is encoded by the coding sequence ATGACGCAGAAGCGACCCAACCGCACCCTTGGCCCCGGCCATGATGAATTCTGGGCCGGTTGCGCCCAGGGCGAACTGCGCATTCAGCGTTGCACCGCCTGCGGCAATCACAGCTGGCCTGTCATATCGGCCTGCGAACATTGCGGCAGCACCGATCTGGCGTTCAACACCATGTGCGGCAAAGGCAAGGTCGTCAGCTGGTGCAGCTTTGTGCAGGACTATTATCGCGGCGTGATGCCCGTTCCCTATGACACGATCATGGTAGAGCTGGAAGAAGGCCCGATCTTCCTCAGCAACCCGGCCGATTTCAGCTATGATGACATCACCTTCGAGATGCCGGTTGAAGTCACCTTCGTCGATGCCGAAGACGCTGCCGGTCCGTTCAGCCTCCCTGTCTTCCGCAAGGCCTGA
- a CDS encoding enoyl-CoA hydratase-related protein — MADSESAVLAEVSDGIMTITLNRPDHGNAWNGPMVRGYFNLLEQASRSPEVRAIIVTGAGKAFCVGGDGAKLQAVAQTGDIKSAADQPYWFPLSIGKPIIAAINGACFGIGLQQALVSDIRIASADAKFSTAYARRGLVAEMGMSWLLPRLVGTGHATDLLLSARLVRAAEAERMGLVNKVVPASDLMAEARAYAAMLVENCSPFAMRAIKQQSFEDLTRRFHDSFEHSVKLLDEAFLAPDFKEGMASWQERRPPQFPALPPELALIAHDHSAS; from the coding sequence ATGGCCGATAGCGAAAGCGCCGTTCTGGCCGAGGTTTCGGACGGGATCATGACGATCACGCTCAACCGGCCCGACCATGGCAATGCCTGGAACGGTCCGATGGTGCGCGGCTATTTCAACCTGCTTGAACAAGCATCGCGTTCGCCTGAAGTGCGCGCGATCATCGTCACCGGCGCGGGCAAGGCATTCTGCGTTGGCGGCGATGGCGCCAAACTTCAGGCTGTGGCCCAGACTGGCGATATAAAATCGGCAGCAGACCAGCCCTACTGGTTTCCACTGTCCATCGGCAAACCGATCATCGCGGCCATAAATGGCGCGTGTTTTGGCATCGGGTTGCAGCAGGCGCTGGTCAGCGACATCCGAATTGCATCCGCAGACGCAAAGTTTTCAACCGCCTATGCGCGCCGGGGGCTGGTGGCCGAAATGGGCATGAGCTGGCTTTTGCCGCGCCTTGTCGGGACAGGCCACGCCACCGATCTGCTGCTCTCGGCGCGTCTGGTGCGCGCTGCAGAAGCCGAACGCATGGGCCTTGTCAACAAGGTGGTGCCCGCCTCAGACCTCATGGCAGAAGCCCGCGCCTATGCCGCCATGCTCGTCGAAAACTGCTCGCCCTTCGCGATGCGCGCGATCAAGCAGCAAAGCTTCGAAGACCTGACGCGCCGCTTCCACGACAGCTTCGAACATTCGGTAAAGCTGCTTGACGAAGCCTTCCTTGCCCCCGATTTCAAGGAAGGCATGGCAAGCTGGCAGGAACGCCGCCCGCCTCAATTTCCGGCATTGCCGCCAGAACTCGCGCTGATCGCGCACGACCATTCAGCCTCATGA
- the msrB gene encoding peptide-methionine (R)-S-oxide reductase MsrB — protein MNKREFLGMASVGALVAAFAASRMMNRGAAEEATAGTTFSVQMTDAQWRAKLNPESYEVLRKGATERPGTSPLLKEHRKGIFACAGCDTPLFDSSTKYDSKTGWPSFWQPLPNTTIRRPDFTIARPRTEILCSTCGGHLGHVFDDGPKPTGLRYCMNGDALTFKPAAA, from the coding sequence ATGAACAAACGGGAATTTCTGGGAATGGCCAGCGTTGGTGCGCTGGTTGCTGCCTTTGCCGCCAGCCGGATGATGAACCGGGGCGCGGCAGAAGAGGCAACCGCCGGGACCACTTTCAGCGTGCAGATGACCGACGCGCAATGGCGCGCAAAGCTCAATCCTGAAAGCTACGAAGTGCTGCGCAAAGGCGCCACCGAACGGCCCGGAACCAGCCCACTGCTGAAAGAACACCGCAAGGGCATTTTCGCCTGCGCCGGTTGTGATACGCCACTGTTCGATTCATCCACCAAGTATGACAGCAAGACCGGCTGGCCCAGTTTCTGGCAGCCCTTGCCGAATACCACGATCCGCCGCCCGGATTTCACCATCGCGCGCCCGCGAACGGAAATCCTGTGCAGCACGTGCGGGGGTCATCTTGGCCATGTTTTTGATGATGGACCAAAGCCGACTGGCCTGCGCTATTGCATGAATGGCGATGCCCTCACCTTCAAACCGGCAGCAGCCTGA
- a CDS encoding phosphotransferase, whose product MSGAVQDANAGTTPVREGYSFDEAALSAWLADHVDGFAGPMQVEQFKGGQSNPTYKLVTPARSYVLRRKPPGPVLKGAHAVEREAQVLTALGSVGFPVAHVFGLCTDESVIGSWFYVMEMVEGRIFWDATFPEVSKAERPAYFDAMNATIAQLHGIDVQAVGLGDYGKPGNYFARQVGRWSRQYLEDELAGRDPNMDALLEWLPTAIPEGDETSVVHGDFRCDNMIFHPTEARVIAVLDWELSTLGHPLADFAYHAMMYHMPPSIVAGLEGADLAALNIPTEAEYVAAYCRLTGRDSIASWDFYMAFNFFRLAAIFHGIKGRYLRGTAASASAKDRAEAFPVLARLAREAMDRCR is encoded by the coding sequence ATGAGCGGCGCAGTGCAGGACGCCAACGCCGGCACCACGCCGGTCCGTGAAGGCTACAGCTTTGATGAAGCCGCGCTGTCTGCGTGGTTGGCTGACCATGTCGATGGCTTTGCCGGTCCGATGCAGGTTGAACAGTTCAAGGGCGGACAATCAAATCCGACTTACAAGCTGGTCACGCCAGCGCGCAGCTATGTGCTGCGGCGCAAGCCGCCGGGGCCGGTGCTGAAGGGGGCACACGCGGTCGAGCGCGAGGCGCAAGTGCTGACTGCGCTCGGCTCGGTCGGCTTTCCGGTCGCGCACGTCTTTGGCCTGTGCACCGATGAAAGCGTGATCGGCAGCTGGTTCTATGTGATGGAAATGGTCGAAGGCCGCATCTTCTGGGATGCGACATTCCCCGAAGTTTCCAAGGCAGAACGCCCCGCTTATTTCGATGCGATGAACGCCACGATTGCGCAACTGCACGGCATTGATGTGCAAGCGGTCGGGCTTGGCGATTATGGCAAGCCGGGCAATTACTTTGCGCGGCAGGTCGGCCGGTGGTCGCGCCAATATCTTGAAGACGAATTGGCGGGCCGCGATCCGAACATGGATGCGCTGCTAGAATGGCTGCCCACTGCCATTCCCGAAGGCGACGAAACGAGCGTGGTTCACGGCGATTTCCGCTGCGACAACATGATCTTTCACCCGACAGAGGCGCGGGTGATCGCGGTGCTGGACTGGGAGCTTTCAACGCTGGGCCATCCGCTGGCGGATTTTGCCTATCACGCGATGATGTATCACATGCCGCCCAGCATCGTGGCAGGCCTTGAAGGAGCCGATCTGGCGGCGCTCAACATCCCGACCGAAGCGGAATACGTTGCCGCCTATTGCCGCCTCACAGGCCGCGACAGCATCGCGTCGTGGGACTTTTACATGGCTTTCAACTTCTTCCGGCTCGCCGCGATCTTTCACGGAATCAAAGGCCGCTATTTGCGAGGCACAGCGGCGTCAGCAAGCGCCAAGGACCGCGCCGAGGCGTTTCCGGTATTGGCGCGGCTTGCGCGTGAAGCGATGGACCGTTGCCGGTAA